The genomic region TTTTGCTAGGTTTTGGTATTAACTAAGAATTTGGTAGAGACTGAGAAGCCAACTGCAAACTATATTCAAACAAGTAGGATGAGGATTAAGAAACCACGTATATAAGTAGAACAAAGAAAATGTgagaagcagatatcatttatctCTTTTCAAATTTCTCCCATCTTGAATTTGTATATTGGGCAGGTTTCCTGTACCTCTGGGACTTCCACTTTTTCAGAAATTTAAATGGATAGAGATTAGTTCCTCAGACTTAGCAATTCTTTTGGGTCTCCTTGTCTTGTGTGTAGACTAGATAAAGGATCTTAATCTCTTAATCCTTTGGCTTCTAGACTTTCACCTTCATGGTTCTTTTAGAGGGGGCTGACCTATCAGTTGTTGAAAGACTCAAAAGTCAAAAGCTTTTCTATTTTGATGTCTCCTTTCGTGCATGGTTTTTGTATCTCATGTCCTCCACTTTGGTAGTAATACTTTCTCCTCTTGTCGATAAAGTTCTTTCATTTGGAAGATTTGGAGAAGAAAGTTGCTATTTGTGCCATTGCCAGATATGGCCTAGACACTCCACTTTCCCTAAATGGTTCTTGCCTTGGTACCCTCACTGTGTCTATTCACATTGCCTTGAATGGTTTTTGCACCACCCTAAGCAACCCCTAATTGTCATGTGTCCTTTTATTTAGATCTCTCGCTATCATCTGTAACAGAATCTTCCTTAATATTTCTGCCCCTCTTCCCTCCTTTCTTTCGTCAAGGATANNNNNNNNNNNNNNNNNNNNNNNNNNNNNNCTTGTTATGTGCTCAAAGTTCGAAATgactgaattttaaattttactttaaatTCAAACAAATTTATTACAGTTTACTGATTAACATCAAAgtgtcaaatttttttattatgtcaTGTGGGGATTGGGACATTGTTGTGCAATCtatctttcatttaatttcttctGAATGTACATTTTGATAAAGTGTATGCAGAATATGAAGGTTGATTTGTTTTTTCCTTCAGTATTAAGATGATGACTGTATTGTGAGACTAATGTTGCTAAGTTTTTTCTATTTCAGTAATgctgtttttattatatatattctaATTTTTTATGGTCTTCTGAGTTGACTCAAGCTGCATATGTTGAGCTCAGGTCTACTAAATTTAGAGGGAAACACTGCAGTGCAGGCTTCGAGTATTTTGAAGGATGTGCTCAAGCATCATCTTGGTCCCCAAAGTTTGACAAGTAGTGGGGATCAAAGATTTGATAATTGTAGTCAGGAAAACATGGAAGGAAATGCAGTAAATTCAACATGTGCAGTTTTTGAAAATGCCATTTCTGCTGCTGCTGGAATTCCTACTGAGCATTTTGTGTCCGTCATATCTGTTTTATTTTTTGAGCTTGGTATGGAACTGTCTATCTTATAACTTATATATTCTTACCATATAAGAATCTATTTTCATGTTATTCTACCATATATGCAATTTGTGCTGTTCTCTAATGTATATAGTATGTTTTGTTGTCTGTTGTATTTTATTGCCCTTTAAAATGGTTTTCAGATAGCTTTGCTTTTATGGTGTTACTTTTGCTTGTTTTAGGGGTGCTGATATTCAAAGAGATTGGATAGCTTCATTTCTATTTTAAAGCCATTAGAGTCTCATTTATCTTTTGCATTTGTGatctaaagaaaatatttttattaatgaaGATTCTGTCTTTGTCAACACACCTTATCCAAGTCAAGTGCTTAACTGTATCTTATTcctttttgtttatttgtgtGCGTGTATATTATTACTATATTATATCATATTCACTTGTGCTAATGGGTTGAAGCTCTTTATTGTGTTGACATCTCTCTATATTTGTTCTTTGTCAAATGTATAATGTCTTATCCTCTGCTATTGGTATACTGCTGTTTGAGGTTTATCAACAGTAAAATTTATTGATCTGAAAAGAGCACTAGAGCTACACCGCCTACATGTCCCTTTCTTACTATCTTATAATCCTTGCTTCTAGGAGAACACTCAGTTGTCTTTATGAGGAATATTGTGCTTAAACTTGCTGAATTGATGATTCAAACATCTGGAGGAAATGTTAATAATGAGCATGTAAGTATTGGTTAAAGACTTTATTTTGGCTATAcctttgttttattattatttttacttttttagtgAAGAATATAACTAAGATGCGAGGTACAAAAGCAAAAAACCAACACAAGATCAATAAACATACCTATCCATTCTCTACATGTTTGAGCAAAAGTCATCTAAAATGATCACAAGCTTTAAGACCAAATGGTGGGGCAGGTTTTTGTTAGAGGTTCATTAGTTTAATTAATTCTCTGTTTTGGTTGCTATCAGAAATTTGTTATTACTATATACAATTTACAGTTTAAATTAGAGCTGCTTTACTGATCAGGTCATTTTTTCAAATTTATGCAGCTTCAGAAATGCATTGGTTCTGCTATTATTGTTATGGGGGTAGAGAGATTTCTTGAAATTGTGCCTATCACTCTTGATGAACGCAGCTTTGCTTATTCAAATATTTGGCTAGTACCAATCTTGAAGAGATATGTTACCGGATCCTCACTTGCTTACTACATGGAGCATATTGTGCCCCTTGCAAAATCCTTTAAGAAGGCTAGTCGCAAAGGTATGCTTCCCACTTGTGCATCTATACCCACTGTCCAAATGTGTTCTGCCATAATTTTCCTAGTGCTATGGgcagttttttttttcctttttcagctGGTAGaggaattgaaatttgaaagcATGTTTTGTGGTTCGTAAGTTACCTTCACTGAAGGTAGCAAAAAGCTATTGGAAGCCTACTGCTACTTGATCTTATGAATTAGAGTAAATTTTCAGAATATTGGTCATCTCATTAGTTTAGTACTTATTACATATGAGCTTTTTTGTTTAGCATTTAGATCCTAATCTGTATAAGATATTACATGTTACACCCCAATCTTTGCACACTTCCTACACAATGCTCGTTTGAAAATAGCATAGCATGGGTTTTGGTGTAAAGCTCATGATCTATATAGCAGAATTTCCCTCTCAGACATGTTGAGAGATTGGAAAGCTATGCTTTATAGATtaatcttttgttttgttttgtttctgtatGGGGGATTCCGTATCCCCATTTTGTATTATCCTTCCCCTCATctcattgaattttttttaatataaaaaaataaatagcatAGCATGGGAGTAAGTATACTTTCATAAACAAGATGGGTGGCAGTAAGCAGTACCTTGGGAGGTCAATACAATTAATCCCAATAAATGTTGGCAATACTGATACGGTAGCACTCATGCTACAATAGCGTGAAAAACTGAAAATAACTCATCCATAATAGCGAAGCAGCTGGCGACAAATGATTGTTATTGATGCATCTTGTCATACATCAAtatggtaatttttttttataaaaaaagtttcaacaacaacaagaagaaaaccttgtcccactaggtggggataaaaaaaagagttttattaAGGATAATACAAAAAGGGACCCCAGTATGGTATTTAGACAAAGTGCTTCATTGAAAAAATTGACATCAGCTTTCACATCAGAGAAGTTTCTTGAGATAATCTAATTTGAGTTTGTAAAAAGTGACTGGCATTTCTTTCccatttcaaaagaaaaaaaaagagaggggaGGGGGGCATAGTTAAAAGTACTAAATTTGTCTCAATGGTTTGTTGTTCTGACTTCATATATCTTGCCCTTTGCTGGTATCTATGCAATTCCTATTCTATGACATAACCACTAATATCAAGTTCTTGAGCAAGTTTTTCAACATTTTTTCCAGTCAAGAAGACACGGATTAGTGAAGATCTGTTGACTCGAGCCCATGAACTATGGGGATTGCTACCCAGTTTTTGTCGTCATGCAAATGATACTCACCAAAATTTTGCAAGTCTCTCtgatgttcttgtttcttttcttaaaaagcaGCCCTCCATGCATGAAAACGTTTTCATGGCATTACAGGTTACATCTCTCTTGCATACAACTGGTGACCTGTGAGCTTTCGGCGGTTATATTTCTATATTTTGTTTAACTGAATATCTTTGTAAATGTTCCTGAACATTGTCTAGGTTCTTGTGAATGAGAACAAAGCTGTACTTATTCCTAAAAAGAGCGAGTCAAATTGCCACGCAGTATGTGATTCTGAATTAGAGTTTGGTGTGCAACCTGCATATTCTAAGAAAGCTGCTACCAGAAACATCAAGTCTTTGGCATCTTGTTCAAGACAGTTGCTTTCTATTTTGTCAGATTTATTTATTGCTTCACAGCCTGAGATGCGCTTTTCTTTGAAGGTCAGGCAATATATCTTATTTGACTTATTTTCCCACACTTCTGCTTATGTTCGTCCTATAAAATGCATGACTTATTTGTTCACTCAATAATTTATTAACGGAACTCTACCTGGGCCTCTTAAATTAATTTTGGAGAAATTTTGGTTTGAGCAGTACTCTGGCTTGGGCCATTTTGTATCTTACTTTTGTTATCCCTTACATTGGTTTGCGACTTGTCATGATTCCTTCTGTATGTCTCTTGCATCATTATTTGCTTCATGTAATGAGAAAAAAGTAGTGTTGGAttgtttgaattttaatttaatctcttTTTTATTAGGGAGCCATTGGGTGCCTGGCTTCTATCACTGATTCCTCTGTGATCAAAGAgatgtttctctcttttcttgatAAGTTTAAGTTTACGGATTGTGAAGGCAACATTGAAATGCTGACGAGCGACAGTGGAGTGTTAGATAGCAAACTTGGCAAAATGGAGAATTATTCTAAGAGGTGAATTTAGTGCTTGATTTATACATGTATTTTATATCAATGATAATGATGTAGTGCCTGTCAATAATTCGTCTTCTGTATTTCTTCGATGCTAGTATTGCTACCCAAGCTATCTTTCTTAAGTCTTTTATTTCCTTGAAGCCAGGTGAtagttcttgttttaatttttggtAGGTCTATTGGGTATGACATTCTTCTATTAATCTGGTCTTTTCTTGTCTCTATTGCTTATCTTCCTTCCATAATTCTCATATCCACAATATTTAATGTGCTGGAATCTAGTTCTAAATTATAACTTTTTCATAATATTTATCTTCCTTGATAATGCTCTTTTATTGTTTAGCCTAAATAAAAGGCCATGGAATCTCTGTTTTGTTTAGTTGAAACTCTTATCTCCAGTTATTAACTAATTACGAAAACATTCCACCTTGATAACCCCTTTTGGAAGTCCAAAGTTCCCTCTAATGAGTAAAGACAAATCTTTTACCTGTACAGATTTGCTTAGATGTGTTTGGAACACAATGGAATTAGAATTAATTTGatgtcaaaattaaattcttggtTTGGAATTAATAAACAAACAGGAATTGAACTGATTTGTAAATCCTATGAATTCGCTTTATAACACGTCTCAAATCTTCTTATTTTTGAGATAATTTGGTTGGAGTTAAAATGATTTGGTTTGTTAAAAAAGTAGTCATTTTAAACCCTTTAGGTATTAATATAAAATAGAAGGGTTTGGAGACGGGAAGAGGTGGTAGAGGTCTGGTTATCGCCATGTTGGCGGCGGCGGTTATTGGTTGTGATGATTGTGTGGTAAATAAAGGATAAAGAGGTAAAATCAGATCATTACATCTATTTGTAAATCAAATGAATTCCTATTTTACATAATTGATTCCAAACACAAtaattcattttaaattcaattcatttcaaataaaatcaaatcaattctaaaaatattttgttcAAAACACACCCTTACATAATTAATATCATTGACATTTTGCTGATTTGAACGCCATAAAAGGGCTGTTTGCCCTAATGTCTGCTATGTTTGGGGTGAACTCATAGTTACTATCACTTTTTTCTAGCATTGTCCTGTGATTGTTGACTTTTTCTGGAGTACTTCATTTGATATATTATTAAGTTCTGGGTGTCCCTTGTAACTTAGACTAGTTCTTATAGATTAGCCTTgcttgatttttttattatttttatttttatttttttggtgactagccTTGCTGGATTTGTATAGTATAGAAACTTGATTAGaatttagaatattttaaataattaagccATATGAATTTGATTGAATTTTTTTGTATACTATCGGGGCTTGGTTACAAAATCTTAAAGCTCAGAATCCTTTTAACTGGATGAGAATtacatttcaatttttttctccTACTCTCCTCTCATAAGGAGGATCTCTTGTCATTGTATTTTTTCACGTGTTTCTTGTTTAATCCCCCCTCTCTTTTTTCCACCACAAAACAAGGCTTTGTCCTTCTCAGCTAGATTTTTCTGTAGAATTAGTTCACTAGATGAACTAGCAATTGTCCTGTTGACCACAAAGGTTAAATACTCCCTTTTGAAGAAGATTATGTATGAACCATTTTGAAACTGAGAATCATGCCATGGAAACACATAGGAAATCAATGGAGTGATTGATTGGTAATACTGATCCAAGAACTCCGTCCGTTATCTGTCCTTTGCAGTTTGTAGCAATATTTATGCTATCAACTGGATTGAATGAACAGGAGTTGTTCTTAACCTGATATGTTTTCTGATGAGAATGTCATTGAGCTGCTACATTTCCTGAAAATGTTTAATTACGAAATATTGAACTATTGTTATTTCAATTGCAGAATTTAGGAATCCTTAAGTGCATACACTTCAAATTAGCTCCTGTTTttcaatttattattatataactgGTAAAAGTCAAGAATTCTTTATTTGCTCAGGTGTTTGATTTTGGAAATAGCATCCTGTCTTGTTGAAGGAGCCAAGGATGATCTTATAGAGTTAATATATAATTTAGCAGTACAGTCGTTCCAGGTAATTCTCAGATTTAGCAGTACATTATAATCTTTCTTCCATTATTATTCGTCTTAGTTATTCATTTGACTATCCTATATAATTTTCTGAACAAAGGGAAATCCACTTTTAATATGCAGGCAACTGATGAGAGCGTTCATTGTGAAGCATACAACACTTTGAGCAAAATTTTGGAGGTCTGCATTTGCCCAAGATTTTTctgtttcatttatgttttattttatgtATCTGAGTGTTGTTGATACATGACACAGGATCATGCCTTTTCTTCTTCTCGATATACAGAGCTGATCGATTTATTGATCAGTCTAAAGCCTTCAACTGATATTGTATATCTTAGAAGTCGATATACTTGTTTCCACTCTCTGATGGTTCGCACAATGAAGGTGAGAAtcccttttttctatttttctatcATCGGCTTCATGGTTTTGTTCAATTATAGCACGGCATTCAAGATGTGTCTAAATGATATTTTTCCAACTTCTATCCAATTTTCGCTATTAATAGTGCTT from Arachis ipaensis cultivar K30076 chromosome B02, Araip1.1, whole genome shotgun sequence harbors:
- the LOC107625429 gene encoding RRP12-like protein isoform X2 produces the protein MDSLYTRQSSLWIKNLPLVCTSLMGLLNLEGNTAVQASSILKDVLKHHLGPQSLTSSGDQRFDNCSQENMEGNAVNSTCAVFENAISAAAGIPTEHFVSVISVLFFELGEHSVVFMRNIVLKLAELMIQTSGGNVNNEHLQKCIGSAIIVMGVERFLEIVPITLDERSFAYSNIWLVPILKRYVTGSSLAYYMEHIVPLAKSFKKASRKVKKTRISEDLLTRAHELWGLLPSFCRHANDTHQNFASLSDVLVSFLKKQPSMHENVFMALQVLVNENKAVLIPKKSESNCHAVCDSELEFGVQPAYSKKAATRNIKSLASCSRQLLSILSDLFIASQPEMRFSLKGAIGCLASITDSSVIKEMFLSFLDKFKFTDCEGNIEMLTSDSGVLDSKLGKMENYSKRCLILEIASCLVEGAKDDLIELIYNLAVQSFQATDESVHCEAYNTLSKILEDHAFSSSRYTELIDLLISLKPSTDIVYLRSRYTCFHSLMVRTMKISLEEDENSKAFLILNEIILTLKDGSDEARKAAYDLLLNISSSLRDTSGVDPIEPYQKLVNMIMGYLSGSSPHIKSGAVSALSVLVYKDTNLCLSVPELVPSFLSLLQTKDVEIIKAVLGFVKVMVSSLQANELQQFVSDIITAIVPWSSVSRHHFRSKVTVIFEILLRKCSSAAVKRVTPEKYHSFLKTVLENRHGKSSETTSNGTENMREDSSAKGPNSRKPKSSDTQGITLVKHKKRKRDKKFESDLPSENEPHESITTSNHGLRLVKRSRHSSDRNSNGGKEEGSKMFKKSRHKSLIESGVKRKVKLTNTEKNKAATHAPKRVSKPETFKGKFKRNL